One window of the Dreissena polymorpha isolate Duluth1 chromosome 5, UMN_Dpol_1.0, whole genome shotgun sequence genome contains the following:
- the LOC127881772 gene encoding uncharacterized protein LOC127881772, translating to MAAHSERISFFCCESCKNKKNIEEYSVYYCEQCQQCFCRECCELHDYLFSKHVKYDRGNMKKWPVSKELEAFLQMCEIHTHKQLETYCKYHSQLCCSKCDPLSHRKCKTIAINSAKIHADDVHQLSVKLRINMRKLKQLQWCCESEIQDLKSSYQRRQEIMVRTMNNKINSTLDKIARGTLKKTRKVEQIKILRLMRSTLDDVENTTINETKRTLLSLEASLVTGVETCIRHYPELKLLHELLLYSSDKDKKKLCFIVSRKCIDKIQQVESYLYENRDKLECAILKQTKQDTMEYLSKVSGLGRLVESMKANTDIEQCLSKLAGLARIVSRYLSHVFTVQGKSEHNVHLSSDSDTCCITAMCILPSGQVLVADENNYKVKLLNEQYRVVDHLVYVTLMVHRYLKDMCMITPREVAVAVNGYKTDSWKILDIGTSVVQFITVTQSKLELVQGRNLQLQHDCTGIAHHQGELFICSGRELYKYSLNGKMISKLYLDRSIDRCAVSPTGDKLYIFNLLQQKLVTLTRDGTLLATFTHPDLKTIRDVHVTPAGQVLLICGRMSPNILQIDSEGRSKLATLVIGRDVMCSQLSVCYSSTTSSIIVGMLRNNILVFRVV from the exons atggCGGCACATTCTGAAAGGATTAGCTTCTTTTGTTGCGAATCATGCAAGAACAAAAAGAATATTGAAGAATATTCAGTGTATTACTGTGAACAATGTCAACAGTGTTTTTGTAGAGAGTGCTGTGAGCTTCATGACTATTTGTTTAGTAAACATGTAAAGTATGACCGGGGAAATATGAAGAAGTGGCCAGTCTCAAAGGAGTTGGAGGCTTTTTTGCAAATGTGTGAAATACACACTCATAAACAACTAGAGACCTACTGCAAATATCACAGTCAACTGTGTTGCTCAAAATGTGATCCCTTAAGTCACAG AAAATGCAAAACAATTGCGATTAACTCAGCCAAGATACATGCAGATGACGTACATCAACTGTCTGTGAAGCTTCGGATCAATATGAGAAAATTGAAGCAGCTTCAGTGGTGCTGTGAGTCTGAAATCCAGGATCTGAAGAGTTCATACCAGAGGAGGCAAGAAATCATGGTACGAACAatgaataacaaaattaattcCACTCTGGACAAAATTGCAAGGGGCACTCTAAAGAAAACTCGTAAAGTTGAACAAATAAAAATCCTTAGATTAATGCGATCCACTTTGGATGATGTAGAGAATACTACTATCAATGAAACAAAAAGGACACTGTTAAGTCTTGAAGCTTCTCTTGTGACTGGTGTTGAAACCTGCATCCGTCATTATCCTGAATTGAAACTACTCCATGAACTCCTTCTGTACAGCAGTGATAAGGACAAGAAGAAACTCTGCTTTATAGTCAGCAGAAAATGCATTGACAAAATACAACAAGTTGAATCATACCTATATGAGAACAGAGATAAACTTGAATGTGCCATATTAAAGCAGACTAAACAAGACACAATGGAGTACTTGTCCAAAGTGTCAGGTCTGGGAAGGCTGGTAGAGAGTATGAAGGCTAACACTGACATTGAACAGTGCTTGTCTAAACTGGCGGGTCTTGCGAGAATTGTATCGCGTTACTTATCCCATGTGTTCACTGTCCAGGGGAAGTCAGAGCACAATGTGCACCTATCAAGTGATTCAGACACATGCTGCATCACAGCAATGTGTATTCTCCCAAGTGGACAGGTCCTGGTAGCAGACGAAAATAATTATAAAGTCAAGCTGCTGAACGAGCAGTACCGGGTGGTGGATCACTTGGTGTATGTCACGCTGATGGTTCACCGTTATTTGAAGGACATGTGTATGATCACACCCAGGGAGGTAGCAGTGGCTGTAAATGGTTACAAAACTGACAGCTGGAAAATACTTGATATAGGCACCAGTgtggtccagtttatcacagtcacCCAGAGCAAGCTTGAGCTTGTTCAAGGCAGAAATCTTCAGTTACAACATGACTGTACAGGTATTGCCCACCACCAAGGTGAACTGTTTATCTGCTCGGGTCGGGAACTGTACAAGTACTCTCTGAATGGGAAAATGATCAGTAAACTGTACCTGGATAGATCAA tagacaggtgtgctgtgagtcccacaggagacaagCTGTACATATTCAACCTCCTCCAGCAAAAGCTCGTCACCCTGACCAGGGATGGGACACTCCTGGCTACATTTACACACCCAGACTTAAAGACCATACGGGATGTACacgtgacccctgcaggccaggtgctgctGATCTGTGGAAGGATGTCACCCAATATACTACAGATTGACAGTGAGGGTAGAAGCAAGCTGGCCACTCTGGTTATAGGGAGGGATGTAATGTGCTCCCAactgtcagtctgctacagcagcaccacatcttCCATTATTGTGGGAATGTTGAGgaacaacatcctggtgttcagagtggtaTAG